AGTTACCCCGCGATACCAAGGGCGGTGCCGGTCATGGCTCGCTGATTATCTTCGGTGGTGATGATGTTTCTGATGTGAAACGTGCTGTTGAAGTGGCGCTGAAAGAGCTGGATCGGACCTTCGGCGACGTTTACGCCAATGAAGCCGGTCACATTGAATTGCAGTACAGCGCACGTGCCAGCCACGCATTGGAAAAGGCATTTGGCGCACCATTGGGCCGTTCTTGCGGTGTGATAGTCGGTGCACCGGCGTCGATTGGTGTTTTGATGGCAGATACCGCCGTGAAATCCGCCAACGTTGACGTGGTGGCTTACAGCTCCCCCGCACATGGCACCAGCTTCAGTAACGAAGTGATTCTGGTTATCTCCGGTGATTCTGGCGCAGTTCGTCAGGCCGTCATTTCTGCTCGTGAGATCGGCAAAACGGTATTAGCGACCTTGGGTTCTGAACCGAAAAACGACCGCCCTTCTTATATCTGACGCCACAGTGAGGCTGTTTCATGAAATCGAAAAGATTTGAAGCGTTGGCGAAACGCCCAGTTAATCAGGACGGCTTTGTCAAAGAGTGGATCGAGGAAGGCTTTATTGCCATGGAAAGCCCGAATGATCCAAAACCTTCCATCAAGATTGTTAACGGTGTGGTGACCGAATTAGACGGTAAGCCACAAAGCAGTTTCGACCTGATAGACCACTTTATCGCCCGCTACGGTATCAATTTAGCGCATGCGGAAGAAGTGATGAAGATGGACTCCATCAAGTTGGCCAACATGCTGTGTGATCCTAACGTATCACGCCGCACCATTGTGCCACTCACCACAGCGATGACCCCGGCCAAAATTGTCGAGGTGGTTTCTCATATGAACGTGGTGGAAATGATGATGTCGATGCAGAAAATGCGCGCACGTCGTACCCCATCACAACAGGCTCACGTCACTAACGTTAAAGATAATCCGGTGCAGATTGCCGCCGATGCCGCCGAAGGCGCATACCGTGGCTTTGATGAGCAGGAAACTACCGTGGCCGTGGCCCGTTATGCGCCATTCAATGCCATCGCACTGTTGGTCGGTTCGCAAGTGGGTCGCCCTGGTGTGCTGACACAATGTTCACTGGAAGAAGCCACCGAGTTGAAGCTGGGGATGCTGGGCCATACCTGTTATGCCGAAACCATTTCGGTTTACGGTACTGAGCCGGTATTTACCGACGGTGATGACACGCCATGGTCCAAAGGCTTCCTTGCCTCGTCCTATGCGTCACGCGGTTTGAAAATGCGTTTTACCTCAGGTTCAGGCTCCGAGGTGCAAATGGGTTATGCCGAAGGCAAATCCATGCTGTATCTGGAAGCTCGCTGTATCTATATCACCAAGGCTGCCGGGGTTCAGGGGCTGCAAAATGGTTCAGTGAGTTGTGTTGGCGTGCCGTCCGCTGTGCCATCGGGCATCCGGGCCATTCTGGCAGAAAACCTGATTTGCTCTGCACTGGATTTGGAATGCGCCTCCAGTAACGACCAGACCTTTACCCACTCCGATATGCGCCGTACCGCGCGTCTGCTGATGCAGTTCCTGCCGGGTACTGACTTTATCTCATCTGGTTTTTCTGCGGTGCCGAACTACGACAACATGTTCGCCGGTTCCAACGAAGATGCCGAAGACTTTGACGATTACAACGTATTGCAGCGCGACTTGAAAGTTGATGGTGGCTTGCGTCCGGTACTGGAAGCTGACGTGGTGGCAATTCGTAATAAAGCTGCCCGTGCACTGCAAGCGGTATTTGCCGGTATGGGTCTGCCACCCATTACTGACGAAGAAGTGATTGCGGCGACATATGCACACGGCTCGAAAGATATGCCGGAACGTAACATCGTTGAAGACATCAAGTTCGCTCAGGAAATCATCAGCAAAAACCGCACCGGTTTGGAAGTGGTTAAAGCATTGGCACAAGGCGGTTTCGAAGATGTGGCGCAAGACATGCTCAACATCCAGAAAGCCAAAATTGCCGGTGACTACCTGCATACCTCGGCGATCATCAAAGGTGACAACCAAGTGCTGTCAGCGGTGAATGACGTCAATGACTACGCGGGTCCAGCTACCGGTTACCGGCTGGAAGGTGCACGTTGGGAAGAGATCAAAAACATTCCAAACGCGCTTGATCCGAATGAGCTTGGCTAAGGGGTTCACGAGATGGTGGATATTAACGAAAAACTGTTACGCCAAATTATCGAAGGCGTATTGCAGGAAATGCAGGGAGACAAAAATACCGTCTCCTTTAAGCAGGATACCCAACCCGCAGCGGCTGCGGCCACTGTTGCTGAAGGGAATTTCCTCACCGAAGTGGGTGAAGCCCGCCCTGGCAGCAATCAGGATGAAGTAATCATTGCCGTCGGCCCGGCATTTGGCCTGTCACAAACGGCTAACATCGTCGGTATCCCGCACAAAAATATTCTGCGCGAACTGATCGCCGGTATTGAAGAAGAAGGCATTAAAGCACGCGTTATCCGCTGCTTTAAATCCTCCGACGTGGCGTTTGTTGCCGTCGAGGGTAACCGCCTGAGTGGTTCCGGTATCTCTATCGGCATTCAATCCAAAGGCACTACGGTGATTCATCAGCAAGGCTTACCGCCGCTCTCCAATCTGGAGTTATTCCCGCAGGCCCCGCTGCTGACGCTGGAAACTTATCGCCAGATTGGCAAAAACGCCGCGCGTTATGCCAAACGGGAATCACCACAACCGGTTCCTACCCTGAACGACCAAATGGCACGGCCAAAATATCAGGCTAAATCAGCGATTCTGCATATTAAAGAAACCAAATATGTGGTGACCGGCAAGAATCCTCAGGAACTCCGGGTGGCGCTTTAACAAAGGAAAACACAATGAATTCCGAAGCTATTGAATCCATGGTTCGCGATGTGCTGAGCAAGATGAACAGCTTGCAAAGCCAGACCCCTGCGGCTGCTTGTGCAGCACCAGCAACCAGTTCGCGCAATGATGCCAAAGTCTCTGATTATCCGCTGGCAAATAAACACCCTGACTGGGTCAAAACGGCCACGAACAAAACGCTGGATGACCTCACGCTGGCTAACGTTTTGAACGGCAGTGTCACTTCGCAAGATTTGCGGATTACACCGGAAATCCTGCGTATTCAGGCATCTATTGCCCGTGATGCTGGTCGTCCACTGTTAGCAATTAACTTCGAGCGTGCAGCCGAGCTGACGGCAGTACCGGATGACAAGGTACTGGATATCTATAACGCCCTACGTCCATTCCGCTCCAGCAAAGAGGAGCTGAACGCTATCGCCGACGACTTGGAACAGACCTACAAAGCGACTATCTGTGCGGCATTCGTCCGTGAAGCTGCCGTTTTGTATGTTCAGCGTAAGAAGCTAAAAGGCGACGATTAACGCAGTGATATCAATCAAGGGGAAGCGTGCCGTGGGGGTCGTAGCGGCGTAAACCGCCGGAGCGCCCCTAGGTACGATAGCCCCGTTGATCACGACATCCAGTTATTAGTCATTTAAGGATCGGATATGGATTACATCGTCGGTGTGGATATTGGTAACTCGTCAACAGAAGTGGCATTAGCACAATGCACGGCTGGTGGTCAGTTGCACTTTATTACCAGTACCCTGACCGAGACGACGGGTATCAAAGGGACTCAACGCAATATTTTCGGCATTAACAAGGCGCTGAATATGTTGGTGGAAAAGTCCGGTATTGCACTAAGCGATATCAGCCTGATCCGCATTAACGAGGCCACACCGGTGATTGGTGATGTGGCGATGGAGACAATTACCGAAACCATCATCACCGAATCCACCATGATCGGTCATAACCCGAAAACCCCCGGTGGACTGGGGTTGGGGGTGGGGCTGACCATTACTATTGACGAGTTGGTCACCCGTGACCCTGCCCAACCTTACATTCTGGTGGTGCCATCAGCGGTGGATTTCGCCGATGTCGCGGC
The sequence above is drawn from the Yersinia intermedia genome and encodes:
- the pduB gene encoding propanediol utilization microcompartment protein PduB encodes the protein MESNDLVDQIMAQVIAKVSEHAPASSKQPSYKQRDTAMAEKTCSLTEFVGTAIGDTVGLVIANVDSALLDAMKLEKRYRSIGILGARTGAGPHIMAADEAVKATNTEVVSIELPRDTKGGAGHGSLIIFGGDDVSDVKRAVEVALKELDRTFGDVYANEAGHIELQYSARASHALEKAFGAPLGRSCGVIVGAPASIGVLMADTAVKSANVDVVAYSSPAHGTSFSNEVILVISGDSGAVRQAVISAREIGKTVLATLGSEPKNDRPSYI
- the pduC gene encoding propanediol dehydratase large subunit PduC; amino-acid sequence: MKSKRFEALAKRPVNQDGFVKEWIEEGFIAMESPNDPKPSIKIVNGVVTELDGKPQSSFDLIDHFIARYGINLAHAEEVMKMDSIKLANMLCDPNVSRRTIVPLTTAMTPAKIVEVVSHMNVVEMMMSMQKMRARRTPSQQAHVTNVKDNPVQIAADAAEGAYRGFDEQETTVAVARYAPFNAIALLVGSQVGRPGVLTQCSLEEATELKLGMLGHTCYAETISVYGTEPVFTDGDDTPWSKGFLASSYASRGLKMRFTSGSGSEVQMGYAEGKSMLYLEARCIYITKAAGVQGLQNGSVSCVGVPSAVPSGIRAILAENLICSALDLECASSNDQTFTHSDMRRTARLLMQFLPGTDFISSGFSAVPNYDNMFAGSNEDAEDFDDYNVLQRDLKVDGGLRPVLEADVVAIRNKAARALQAVFAGMGLPPITDEEVIAATYAHGSKDMPERNIVEDIKFAQEIISKNRTGLEVVKALAQGGFEDVAQDMLNIQKAKIAGDYLHTSAIIKGDNQVLSAVNDVNDYAGPATGYRLEGARWEEIKNIPNALDPNELG
- a CDS encoding propanediol/glycerol family dehydratase medium subunit, whose translation is MDINEKLLRQIIEGVLQEMQGDKNTVSFKQDTQPAAAAATVAEGNFLTEVGEARPGSNQDEVIIAVGPAFGLSQTANIVGIPHKNILRELIAGIEEEGIKARVIRCFKSSDVAFVAVEGNRLSGSGISIGIQSKGTTVIHQQGLPPLSNLELFPQAPLLTLETYRQIGKNAARYAKRESPQPVPTLNDQMARPKYQAKSAILHIKETKYVVTGKNPQELRVAL
- the pduE gene encoding propanediol dehydratase small subunit PduE — encoded protein: MNSEAIESMVRDVLSKMNSLQSQTPAAACAAPATSSRNDAKVSDYPLANKHPDWVKTATNKTLDDLTLANVLNGSVTSQDLRITPEILRIQASIARDAGRPLLAINFERAAELTAVPDDKVLDIYNALRPFRSSKEELNAIADDLEQTYKATICAAFVREAAVLYVQRKKLKGDD